The DNA segment CCGGTGATCTCCGAGAAGTCCTACGGGCTGCTCGAAGACCACAAGTACACGTTCCTGGTTCGTCCCGACGCCAACAAGACCCAGATCAAGATCGCGGTCGAGAAGGTGTTCGGCGTGAAGGTCATCAGTGTGAACACGCTCAACCGGCCAGGAAAGCGCAAGCGCACCCGGTACGGCTATGGCAAGCGCAAGGACACCAAGCGCGCCATTGTGACCCTGTCGGCCGAGAGCAAGCCGATCGA comes from the Prauserella marina genome and includes:
- the rplW gene encoding 50S ribosomal protein L23; amino-acid sequence: MSSVAIPDPRDILVAPVISEKSYGLLEDHKYTFLVRPDANKTQIKIAVEKVFGVKVISVNTLNRPGKRKRTRYGYGKRKDTKRAIVTLSAESKPIEIFGGPAA